The Verrucomicrobiia bacterium genome has a segment encoding these proteins:
- the cysT gene encoding sulfate ABC transporter permease subunit CysT translates to MAAKKFNALPGFGLTMGITLFFLGTIVLIPFAGLIIRTCGLSWTDFWHLATTDRAMAAYRLTFGASLVAALANAVFGTLLAWVLVRYEFPGRRFIDAMVDFPFALPTAVAGLTLANLFAANGWLGKFLVPLGIKGAFTPLGVVIALTFVGLPFVVRTLQPVLEQFEREVEEASATLGAGRLRTFISIIAPTLFPAVLTGFTLAFARAIGEYGSIVFISGNLPFKTEIAPYLIVMRLEEYDYTGAIALSVVLLIFSFVLLAVINLVEQWANRFQH, encoded by the coding sequence GAACCATCGTGCTGATTCCGTTTGCCGGATTGATCATTCGCACGTGCGGTTTGTCCTGGACTGATTTCTGGCATCTTGCAACCACGGATCGCGCGATGGCGGCATACCGCCTGACCTTTGGCGCGTCGCTGGTCGCAGCACTGGCAAATGCGGTTTTCGGAACGCTGCTGGCGTGGGTGCTGGTTCGCTACGAGTTTCCCGGAAGGCGGTTCATTGATGCGATGGTTGATTTTCCATTCGCTCTGCCGACTGCCGTAGCTGGTTTGACCCTCGCGAATCTCTTCGCCGCGAACGGGTGGCTTGGCAAATTTCTCGTGCCGCTGGGAATCAAGGGGGCGTTCACGCCTTTGGGGGTCGTGATCGCGTTGACGTTTGTGGGCCTGCCATTCGTCGTGAGAACCTTGCAACCTGTGCTTGAACAGTTTGAACGTGAAGTCGAGGAGGCGTCGGCAACCCTCGGTGCGGGGCGGCTCCGAACCTTCATCAGCATCATTGCCCCGACACTGTTTCCGGCGGTGCTGACCGGGTTCACGCTGGCGTTTGCGCGAGCGATTGGTGAATACGGATCGATCGTATTCATTTCCGGCAATCTCCCGTTCAAGACGGAGATCGCGCCCTATCTCATTGTGATGCGCCTTGAAGAATACGATTACACGGGAGCAATCGCACTCTCGGTGGTGCTGTTGATATTCTCTTTCGTGCTGCTCGCCGTCATCAACCTGGTTGAGCAGTGGGCCAATCGTTTTCAGCATTGA
- the cysW gene encoding sulfate ABC transporter permease subunit CysW, with protein MAGIVTRKIAASRQQSQRGTEESPLVKWTLISLALVFCLIFLLLPLANVFVQALAKGWSYYWDALTNPDSWAAIRLTLTVALISVPINVVFGLAASWAIAKFKFRGRSLLITLIDLPFSVSPVVAGLMFVVLFGLQGYFGQWLDERNIKIIFAVPGIVLATVFVTFPFVARELIPVMQATGTEQEQAALSLGANGWQTFWFVTLPSVKWGLIYGVILCNARAMGEFGAVSVVSGHITGLTDTMPLRVEKLYNEYNAPAAFAIASVLALLALITLAVKTLLEWRQAREYERTQQAPVDPAEMDTDFIARENLK; from the coding sequence ATGGCCGGAATCGTCACCCGAAAGATCGCCGCCTCGCGCCAGCAATCACAGCGCGGCACGGAGGAATCTCCGCTGGTGAAGTGGACGCTCATCAGCCTGGCCCTCGTGTTCTGCCTGATTTTCCTGCTGCTTCCGCTGGCCAACGTCTTCGTCCAGGCGCTTGCGAAGGGCTGGAGTTACTATTGGGATGCGCTGACGAATCCCGATTCATGGGCTGCGATTCGCCTCACGCTGACGGTTGCGCTGATCAGTGTGCCGATCAATGTGGTGTTCGGCCTCGCGGCTTCCTGGGCGATAGCGAAGTTCAAGTTCCGCGGCCGATCGCTCCTGATCACGCTCATTGACCTGCCGTTCTCGGTATCGCCAGTGGTCGCGGGATTGATGTTCGTGGTTCTGTTCGGCCTGCAGGGTTACTTCGGCCAATGGCTCGATGAAAGGAACATAAAGATCATTTTTGCCGTGCCGGGAATTGTTCTCGCCACGGTCTTCGTCACTTTTCCATTCGTCGCCCGTGAATTGATTCCCGTAATGCAGGCGACGGGAACGGAACAGGAGCAGGCAGCGCTGAGTCTTGGCGCCAACGGCTGGCAGACCTTCTGGTTCGTAACCTTGCCTTCCGTGAAGTGGGGTTTGATTTATGGCGTCATTCTTTGCAATGCGCGCGCCATGGGTGAGTTCGGCGCTGTTTCAGTGGTATCGGGCCATATCACGGGATTGACCGATACGATGCCGCTGAGGGTCGAGAAACTTTATAACGAGTACAACGCTCCCGCGGCATTCGCCATTGCCAGCGTACTGGCGCTGCTCGCCTTGATCACGCTTGCCGTCAAGACACTGCTCGAGTGGAGGCAGGCCCGGGAATATGAACGCACACAGCAGGCTCCGGTGGATCCGGCCGAAATGGATACCGACTTTATAGCGCGCGAGAATTTGAAATGA
- a CDS encoding ABC transporter ATP-binding protein: MSIELKNVTKQFGEVAAVRDVSFSVTEGELMALLGPSGGGKTTVLRMIAGLEMPTSGDVFIRGQRVNNLSVQERNIGFVFQNYALFKNMNVFKNIAFGLRIKKWKKTDIQARVEELVQLFGIQGLEKRYPHQLSGGQRQRVAIARALASKPSVLLLDEPFGAVDAKIRQELREWLVSLHHDLNVTTIFVTHDQEEALEVSNRIVIFSRGRLEQVGTPREVYEQPANETVARFIGVMNVLDAEVQGGVARVSELQFPAHGSPDGTRLRIGFRPYAVQISTDLSLYPYRAVLRHTFFLGIMLRLEFELESGLLLRSRMTKEEYAQLGLDEGREVSLQIRNYRVLAAESSPLTPENEITYQPPPSIAENI; the protein is encoded by the coding sequence ATGAGCATCGAACTGAAAAACGTTACCAAGCAATTCGGCGAAGTGGCGGCCGTCCGAGACGTCAGCTTTTCAGTCACCGAGGGCGAACTCATGGCGCTGCTGGGACCGAGTGGCGGTGGCAAGACGACTGTGCTCCGGATGATTGCTGGCTTGGAAATGCCGACGTCTGGCGACGTTTTCATCCGGGGCCAGCGCGTGAACAACCTGTCCGTTCAGGAGCGCAACATCGGCTTTGTGTTTCAGAATTATGCGTTGTTCAAGAACATGAACGTGTTCAAGAACATCGCTTTCGGGCTGCGCATCAAGAAATGGAAGAAGACCGATATTCAGGCGCGCGTGGAGGAACTCGTCCAGTTGTTTGGAATCCAGGGACTCGAGAAACGGTATCCACACCAGCTTTCCGGCGGCCAGCGGCAGCGCGTCGCCATCGCACGCGCGCTGGCGTCCAAGCCGAGCGTGCTTCTGCTCGACGAGCCGTTTGGCGCTGTCGATGCAAAGATCCGCCAGGAACTGCGCGAGTGGCTGGTCTCGCTGCATCATGATCTCAACGTCACGACCATCTTTGTCACGCACGACCAGGAAGAGGCGCTCGAGGTTTCAAATCGCATCGTCATCTTCTCCCGCGGCCGCCTCGAACAGGTGGGAACGCCGCGCGAAGTGTACGAGCAACCTGCGAACGAAACCGTTGCGCGTTTCATTGGCGTCATGAACGTGCTCGACGCGGAGGTGCAGGGCGGGGTTGCGCGTGTCAGCGAACTGCAGTTCCCCGCTCATGGAAGCCCCGACGGGACGCGGCTGCGCATCGGATTCCGCCCGTATGCAGTTCAAATTTCCACCGACCTGTCGCTTTACCCGTATCGCGCCGTGCTGCGGCACACGTTCTTTCTCGGGATCATGTTGCGGCTGGAGTTCGAACTCGAATCGGGCCTGCTTCTCCGCAGCCGCATGACGAAGGAGGAATACGCGCAGCTCGGACTTGACGAGGGCCGCGAGGTGTCCTTGCAAATCAGGAATTATCGGGTCCTTGCGGCGGAGAGTTCGCCGCTCACGCCCGAGAACGAAATCACATACCAGCCGCCGCCCTCGATCGCAGAGAACATCTGA